One region of Zingiber officinale cultivar Zhangliang chromosome 7B, Zo_v1.1, whole genome shotgun sequence genomic DNA includes:
- the LOC122006017 gene encoding cytochrome P450 78A5-like encodes MTSPGMDAASVFLFFTPTALSPILAVALIAFSVLLMFPGGLAWALAKTHGRSDIPGPPGVIASAFCGPCAHRELRSLARSLKAVDLMAFSVGFTRFVVSSHPDTAKDILCSSAFADRPIKESAYELLFHRAMGFAPFGDYWKTLRRISSTYLFSPRRIASSCEQRRAIGKKMVADIHVRMKKHGGVEMRQVLHFGSLNNVMMSVFGKSYDDFGEGGGFELESLVKEGYALLSVFNWSDYFPFLRWLDLQGVRRRCRSLVKRVDAFVGQLIEQHRNNRTNGKAMDDAGDFVDVLLGLEAEEKLSEADMVAVLWEMIFRGTDTVAILLEWILARMVLHPDIQSKAHREIDSVVGKSRPVGDTDIARLPYLQSIIKESLRMHPPGPLLSWARLATHDVQVGPHIVPAGTTAMVNMWAIAHDESIWENPQEFRPERFAEEDVSVLGSDLRLAPFGAGRRVCPGKAMGLATVHLWLALLLQNFEFAPAADPDHAVDLSERLKMSLEMEKPLVCAAVSRT; translated from the exons ATGACGAGCCCTGGAATGGACGCTGCTTCCGTCTTCCTCTTCTTCACCCCAACCGCCCTCTCTCCCATCCTCGCAGTCGCTCTCATTGCCTTCTCCGTCCTCCTGATGTTTCCCGGTGGCCTCGCCTGGGCCCTGGCCAAGACCCACGGCCGCTCCGACATCCCCGGTCCGCCCGGCGTCATCGCCTCTGCTTTCTGCGGCCCATGTGCTCACAGGGAGCTCCGGTCCCTCGCTCGATCCCTCAAAGCTGTCGACTTGATGGCCTTCTCCGTCGGCTTCACTCGTTTTGTCGTGTCGAGTCACCCTGACACGGCGAAGGACATCCTCTGCAGCTCCGCCTTCGCCGATCGCCCCATCAAAGAGTCAGCCTACGAGCTCCTCTTCCACCGTGCAATGGGTTTCGCCCCCTTTGGAGACTACTGGAAGACCCTCCGCCGCATTTCTTCTACCTACCTATTCAGCCCTCGCCGGATCGCCTCTTCCTGCGAGCAGAGAAGAGCAATCGGGAAGAAAATGGTGGCGGACATCCACGTCCGCATGAAGAAACACGGCGGGGTGGAGATGCGGCAAGTCCTGCACTTTGGATCACTGAACAATGTGATGATGAGCGTGTTCGGCAAGAGCTACGACGACTTCGGCGAGGGCGGGGGATTCGAGCTGGAGTCACTGGTCAAGGAAGGCTACGCTCTCCTCAGCGTGTTCAATTGGTCCGACTACTTCCCTTTTCTGCGCTGGCTCGACCTGCAAGGCGTGAGGAGGAGGTGCCGGAGTCTGGTGAAGAGGGTGGACGCCTTCGTGGGTCAACTCATAGAACAGCACAGAAACAACAGAACTAACGGGAAAGCGATGGACGATGCAGGAGACTTTGTGGACGTTCTGCTCGGTTTAGAAGCAGAGGAGAAGCTTTCGGAGGCCGACATGGTCGCTGTTCTCTGG GAAATGATCTTTAGGGGAACGGATACAGTGGCCATCCTCTTGGAATGGATACTGGCCAGAATGGTTCTGCATCCCGACATTCAATCCAAGGCGCACCGAGAAATCGACTCCGTCGTCGGAAAATCCCGCCCCGTCGGCGACACCGACATCGCTCGCCTTCCTTACCTCCAATCCATCATCAAAGAATCCCTCAGAATGCACCCTCCGGGCCCCCTGCTCTCGTGGGCGCGCCTCGCCACCCACGACGTCCAAGTCGGGCCGCACATCGTCCCCGCCGGCACCACCGCGATGGTAAACATGTGGGCGATCGCGCACGACGAGTCAATATGGGAAAACCCTCAGGAGTTCCGTCCGGAGCGATTCGCGGAGGAGGACGTGAGCGTGCTGGGCTCCGACCTCCGGCTGGCGCCGTTCGGCGCCGGCCGGAGGGTCTGCCCGGGCAAGGCCATGGGACTAGCCACCGTCCACCTCTGGCTCGCCCTCCTCCTGCAAAACTTCGAGTTCGCCCCCGCAGCCGACCCTGACCACGCCGTGGATCTCTCCGAACGCCTGAAGATGTCCCTGGAGATGGAGAAGCCGCTGGTCTGTGCGGCCGTCTCGAGGACCTGA